In a single window of the Candidatus Sulfotelmatobacter sp. genome:
- a CDS encoding HAD-IA family hydrolase: MIKAIVFDLDNTLTDFMKMKSDAVTAAISGMIDAGLKLPHEDVRARIDAIYQEQGLEYQRVFDQLLESELGRIDPKILASGIVAYRRARESALVLYPHVQMTLLELTKRGIRLGVVSDAPQAQVWLRLCSLSLQHVFDAVVTFDDTGQRKPGPAPFREILRRLGAEPGESLMVGDWAERDVVGAKSLGMATVFARYGDTFDTQVSGADYDIQDIWELVAIVDRLNSKEPAAR; this comes from the coding sequence TTGATCAAAGCGATCGTCTTCGATCTCGACAACACGCTCACCGATTTCATGAAAATGAAGTCGGACGCGGTCACGGCCGCCATTTCGGGAATGATCGATGCCGGTCTCAAGCTGCCGCACGAGGACGTTCGGGCGCGGATCGACGCGATCTACCAGGAGCAGGGCCTCGAGTACCAGCGCGTGTTCGACCAGCTGCTCGAGAGCGAGTTGGGCCGCATCGATCCCAAGATCCTGGCGTCGGGCATCGTCGCCTACCGTCGCGCGCGCGAGTCCGCGCTGGTGCTCTATCCGCACGTGCAGATGACGCTGCTCGAGCTGACCAAGCGCGGCATTCGCCTGGGCGTGGTGTCGGACGCGCCGCAGGCGCAGGTGTGGCTGCGGTTGTGCTCGCTGTCGCTCCAGCACGTGTTCGACGCGGTCGTCACCTTCGACGACACCGGCCAGCGCAAGCCCGGCCCCGCTCCGTTTCGTGAGATCCTGCGCCGGCTCGGGGCCGAGCCGGGAGAATCGCTAATGGTGGGAGATTGGGCCGAGCGTGACGTCGTGGGCGCGAAGAGTCTCGGCATGGCGACGGTATTCGCTCGCTACGGCGACACCTTCGACACGCAGGTTTCGGGAGCCGACTACGACATTCAGGACATCTGGGAGCTGGTCGCGATCGTGGACCGGCTGAATTCGAAGGAACCGGCCGCGCGCTGA
- a CDS encoding energy transducer TonB, translating to MTWLLAIMALAASPSADSARTVVTPAADSARAVTGAAPPSAPADTSARVPGSAFRLGWTGERASTLGAFPVVTSSPDSVVRRGDCRWFGAEATARLTLREGRLTRVELTLEKPAPHVTSYVLDEMRREGYHRLSSSDEGKSQKSEWLGRTRASLAISDASLVGNFGTIVRDTGILAVAKPAAGDTLDFTQPSIATDTLPPPRFAFRPPNPERPAAAVQAGVFGRVMMEALVDPTGAIAALKITRGIAELDDAALGWAWQVHYVPYFSHGRATWFRIAISVPFAAQRPGAGAR from the coding sequence GTGACGTGGTTGCTGGCCATCATGGCGCTGGCCGCTTCGCCGAGCGCCGATAGCGCGCGGACCGTGGTGACGCCGGCGGCCGACAGCGCTCGCGCTGTGACCGGCGCGGCGCCCCCAAGCGCACCGGCCGACACCTCTGCGCGCGTGCCGGGCTCGGCGTTCCGCCTCGGCTGGACCGGCGAGCGGGCCTCGACGCTGGGCGCGTTCCCCGTCGTCACCAGCTCGCCCGACAGCGTCGTGCGCCGCGGCGACTGCCGCTGGTTCGGCGCCGAGGCGACCGCGAGGCTGACGCTGCGCGAAGGCCGGCTAACGCGCGTGGAGCTGACGCTCGAGAAGCCCGCGCCTCACGTCACCAGCTACGTACTCGACGAGATGCGCCGCGAGGGCTACCACCGCCTGTCGTCGAGCGACGAGGGCAAGAGCCAGAAGAGCGAGTGGCTGGGGCGCACGCGCGCCTCGCTGGCGATCTCCGACGCGAGCCTGGTCGGCAACTTCGGTACGATCGTGCGCGACACCGGCATCCTTGCGGTCGCAAAGCCCGCCGCAGGCGACACGCTCGATTTCACGCAGCCATCGATCGCCACCGACACGCTGCCGCCGCCGAGGTTCGCCTTTCGCCCGCCCAATCCCGAGCGGCCGGCGGCTGCGGTCCAGGCCGGCGTGTTCGGGCGAGTGATGATGGAAGCGCTGGTCGATCCGACCGGCGCGATCGCGGCGCTGAAAATCACGCGCGGCATCGCCGAGCTCGACGATGCCGCCCTCGGCTGGGCATGGCAGGTCCACTACGTGCCCTACTTTTCCCATGGCCGCGCGACCTGGTTCCGGATCGCGATCTCGGTGCCGTTCGCGGCCCAGCGCCCGGGCGCGGGAGCCCGCTAG